A genomic region of Mycobacterium sp. Aquia_213 contains the following coding sequences:
- a CDS encoding DUF1214 domain-containing protein, whose translation MAWLPFSIAEASMSGGPGEDELDLPQAWSYLTERLTSSAAIVESDPVSRNRVDLAAGMRHLLVLLAAGIDTALRVDPDPVLGVRATSTDDIITWGMECPDGLYTGSALRGGESYRLYGNRGTARYVGLQTMNGIVSTSNALVDELEVDADGNFEVILSADERSGNWMRIEGEHPTLTVRHFFYDWDTEVPSSLQIERIGDPARAKDRPVEQDAAVSRQLVALGDFVHDNLKFFLDFGEAPPVNGFLPGIDRSAMGAAAENRPVIGRWALDPDEALILEVEPPEGVYWSYSLGNPWWETIHYGRHQSSLNAQQAAVDSDGLVRVVLSARDPGVANWLDTAGHSNGAMILRCVRTQTAPTPNAQVVKFDSIASALPADTKIVKPEERQAILRARRRAVHERFAR comes from the coding sequence ATGGCATGGCTGCCGTTCTCGATTGCCGAGGCATCGATGTCAGGCGGCCCCGGCGAGGATGAGCTGGACTTGCCGCAGGCGTGGTCGTACTTGACGGAGCGGCTGACGAGTTCCGCAGCGATCGTCGAATCCGACCCGGTGAGCCGAAACCGGGTTGATCTGGCGGCGGGCATGCGGCATTTGTTGGTTCTGCTGGCAGCCGGTATCGACACAGCATTGCGGGTCGACCCCGATCCGGTCCTCGGCGTCCGAGCCACCAGCACCGATGACATCATCACCTGGGGGATGGAGTGCCCGGACGGCTTGTACACCGGATCGGCGCTGCGCGGCGGCGAGAGCTATCGGCTGTATGGCAATCGCGGCACCGCCCGCTATGTCGGACTACAGACGATGAACGGCATCGTTTCGACGTCGAATGCGCTGGTCGACGAACTCGAGGTAGACGCCGACGGAAACTTCGAAGTCATCTTGTCCGCCGATGAGCGGAGCGGGAACTGGATGCGTATCGAAGGCGAGCATCCCACGCTGACGGTGCGTCACTTCTTCTACGACTGGGACACCGAGGTGCCCTCGTCGTTGCAGATCGAGCGAATCGGCGATCCGGCGCGCGCGAAAGACCGCCCCGTCGAACAGGATGCCGCCGTGTCGCGGCAACTGGTCGCGCTGGGCGATTTCGTCCACGACAACTTGAAGTTCTTCCTGGACTTCGGCGAAGCGCCCCCCGTCAACGGGTTTCTGCCAGGAATCGATCGCAGCGCGATGGGCGCCGCGGCCGAGAACAGGCCCGTGATCGGCCGCTGGGCGCTGGATCCCGACGAGGCACTGATCCTCGAGGTCGAACCGCCCGAAGGCGTCTACTGGAGTTATTCGCTCGGCAATCCGTGGTGGGAGACCATCCACTATGGACGCCATCAGTCCAGCCTGAACGCCCAGCAGGCGGCGGTGGATTCCGATGGGCTGGTGCGAGTGGTGCTGAGCGCCCGCGATCCCGGGGTCGCGAACTGGCTCGACACCGCGGGCCACAGCAATGGAGCGATGATCCTGCGCTGCGTGCGCACGCAAACAGCGCCGACACCGAACGCGCAAGTGGTGAAGTTCGACAGCATCGCCTCGGCGCTCC